Proteins encoded in a region of the Pelmatolapia mariae isolate MD_Pm_ZW linkage group LG16_19, Pm_UMD_F_2, whole genome shotgun sequence genome:
- the ivd gene encoding isovaleryl-CoA dehydrogenase, mitochondrial, producing MFAVRNALRLGSRLSIPAVTRRGCAGAAIPVDDVVNGLTEEQIQLRQTVRKFFVEKLAPHADEIDKKNEFPGMRDFWKEMGTMGLLGVTAPVECGGTGLGYLDHIIVMEELSRVSAAVGLSYGAHSNLCVNQLVRHANEKQKEKYMTKLLTGEHVGALAMSEPNAGSDVVSMKLRAKKEGDYYVLNGNKFWITNGPDADVLIVYAKTDPEAYQKGITAFIVEKGTPGFSTAQKLDKLGMRGSSTCELIFEDCKIPAENILGPLNKGVYVMMSGLDLERLVLASGPIGIMQAVLDAAIPYLHVREAFGQKIGHFQLMQGKMADMYTRLSACRQYLYSVARACDKGHFSAKDCAGVILYCAENATQVALDGIQCLGGNGYINDYPLGRFLRDAKLYEIGAGTSEVRRLIIGRAFNSLFK from the exons ATGTTTGCTGTCAGAAACGCACTTCGCCTCGGCTCCAGGTTATCCATCCCTGCGGTGACAAGAAGAGGCTGTGCCGGAGCTGCCATCCCCGTGGACGACGTAGTGAACGGACTCACAGAGGAGCAGATACAG CTGAGGCAAACAGTTCGCAAATTCTTTGTAGAAAAACTTGCACCTCATGCCGACGAGATCGATAAGAAGAACGAGTTCCCAGGAATGCGG GATTTTTGGAAAGAAATGGGGACGATGGGACTTCTTGGCGTCACTGCTCCAG TGGAATGTGGAGGCACAGGATTGGGCTACCTAGATCATATAATTGTGATGGAGGAGCTGTCACGAGTGTCAGCAGCCGTCGGTCTCAGTTATGGCGCCCACTCTAACCTTTGTGTTAACCAGCTGGTACGCCACGCCAATGAAAAGCAGAAGGAGAAGTATATGACAAAG TTACTGACAGGAGAACATGTTGGAGCCCTGGCAATGAGTGAGCCCAATGCTGGCTCTGATGTTGTGTCAATGAAACTCAGAGCAAAGAAAGAAG GAGACTATTACGTTCTGAATGGAAACAAGTTCTGGATCACGAATGGCCCAGATGCCGATGTGCTTATTGTGTATGCCAAAACAGATCCCGAGGCCTATCAAAAAGGCATCACAGCTTTCATTGTCGAAAAG GGAACGCCTGGATTCTCGACTGCACAGAAGCTTGACAAACTCGGCATGAGAGGCTCAAGCACCTGTGAGCTCATCTTTGAAGACTGCAAAATCCCAG CGGAGAACATCCTGGGTCCATTAAACAAAGGCGTGTATGTGATGATGAGCGGCTTAGATCTGGAGCGACTGGTGCTTGCATCTGGACCTATTGG CATCATGCAGGCGGTTCTGGATGCTGCTATTCCCTATCTGCATGTCAGAGAGGCTTTCGGACAGAAGATCGGACACTTTCAG CTGATGCAAGGGAAGATGGCTGACATGTACACCAGGCTGAGCGCCTGTCGGCAGTATTTGTACAGCGTTGCACGTGCTTGTGACAAAGGACACTTCAGCGCAAAG gatTGTGCTGGAGTGATCCTGTATTGTGCTGAGAATGCCACTCAGGTTGCTTTGGACGGGATTCAATGTTTGG GTGGCAATGGCTACATCAATGACTACCCACTGGGGCGATTTCTGCGTGACGCAAAGCTGTATGAAATTGGTGCCGGGACAAGTGAAGTTCGCAGACTCATCATTGGACGAGCCTTCAACTCCCTGTTCAAATAA